From a single Streptomyces misionensis genomic region:
- a CDS encoding aspartate aminotransferase family protein, translating to MTVIQDSPAANAVDDEAEILNLYRAHLSKGRATLAELFGSHMEVASEGAWLTTSDGERFLNAGGYGVFIMGARHPIVMEEVERQLRTHPTATRILLEPTVARAAEALVSVLPAGLDRVHFALSGAEAVETGLKLARAGGFKRTISMRGGYHGKTLGALSATAKDVYQAPFRPLVPDFQHLPFGDADALEAELKAHPGEVCVILEPVQGEGGVIIPPKGYLKRVEELVREYEGFLILDEVQSGFGRLGEWWGADVEGVVPDVLLAGKALGGGVMPVSAAVATRKAFRPFDKDPYVHTATFSGQPVLMAAVQGAVRAVKEERLVTRAMDLGARLLPRIAEVAHRNIPELVVDVRGQGLLIGVELVEAGLAGELLIELFNHGVVANHSMNGSSVVRFTPPAVLSDTDVDFLVNSFDLATRDLIKGAATMPEGGN from the coding sequence GTGACCGTCATCCAGGACTCCCCGGCGGCGAACGCCGTCGACGACGAGGCGGAGATCCTCAACCTGTACCGGGCCCACCTCAGCAAGGGGCGGGCCACCCTCGCCGAGCTGTTCGGCAGTCACATGGAGGTGGCGTCCGAGGGCGCCTGGCTCACCACCAGTGACGGCGAGCGGTTCCTGAACGCGGGCGGCTACGGCGTGTTCATCATGGGCGCGCGCCACCCGATCGTCATGGAGGAGGTGGAGCGCCAGCTGCGCACCCACCCCACCGCGACCCGCATCCTGCTGGAGCCGACCGTGGCCCGCGCCGCCGAGGCGCTGGTCTCCGTGCTGCCGGCCGGTCTCGACCGGGTGCACTTCGCACTGTCCGGCGCCGAGGCGGTGGAGACCGGCCTGAAGCTGGCCCGCGCGGGCGGCTTCAAGCGCACCATCTCGATGCGCGGCGGCTACCACGGCAAGACGCTGGGCGCCCTGTCGGCCACCGCCAAGGACGTCTACCAGGCGCCGTTCCGCCCGCTCGTGCCCGACTTCCAGCACCTGCCGTTCGGCGACGCCGACGCGCTGGAGGCCGAGCTGAAGGCCCACCCCGGCGAGGTCTGCGTGATCCTGGAGCCGGTCCAGGGCGAGGGCGGGGTCATCATTCCGCCCAAGGGCTACCTCAAGCGGGTCGAGGAACTGGTCCGCGAGTACGAGGGCTTCCTCATCCTGGACGAGGTGCAGTCCGGGTTCGGGCGGCTCGGCGAGTGGTGGGGCGCCGACGTCGAGGGCGTCGTGCCGGACGTGCTGCTGGCCGGCAAGGCGCTCGGCGGCGGTGTGATGCCGGTGTCCGCGGCCGTCGCCACCCGCAAGGCGTTCCGCCCCTTCGACAAGGACCCCTACGTCCACACCGCCACCTTCTCCGGGCAGCCGGTGCTGATGGCCGCGGTGCAGGGCGCGGTGCGGGCCGTCAAGGAGGAGCGCCTGGTCACCCGGGCCATGGACCTCGGCGCCCGGCTGCTGCCGCGGATCGCCGAGGTGGCCCACCGCAACATCCCCGAGCTGGTGGTGGACGTCCGCGGGCAGGGGCTGCTCATCGGCGTGGAGCTGGTCGAGGCGGGCCTCGCCGGCGAGCTGCTGATCGAGCTGTTCAACCACGGCGTGGTCGCCAACCACTCCATGAACGGCAGCTCGGTGGTGCGGTTCACCCCGCCCGCCGTGCTGAGCGACACCGACGTCGACTTCCTCGTCAACTCCTTCGACCTGGCCACCCGTGACCTGATCAAGGGCGCGGCCACAATGCCGGAAGGCGGTAACTGA
- a CDS encoding acyl-CoA dehydrogenase family protein translates to MRSLDVARTVCERFHPGLLKELEQIPYDEREKAGSPVIDLFRIHGGVGLLIPEAYGGHGAAPLEALRVQLALGALSPSLVAAVSMHHFTAAMLYSLAVKSGRLTPAQTKLLHQIVPDQQVLASGWSEGRTAQNILKPAVTARPVEGGFLLSGSKKPCSLSRSMSLLTASTAIHGEDGGEPELALALVPANAPGLSVHEFWGNDLLAGAESEEVRLEDVFVPSEMVVRAGADDPTRLDDLQSAGFVWFEMLISAGYAGAAAALVEQVLERKRGGAAERAALAVDMEAALALLEGVARGTGPEPGDEESVARVLVARYAVQNALPDIVGRALELLGGLEFITNSAPAQAAAATRALAFHPPSRIAASEPLLTYFDGGPLVLA, encoded by the coding sequence GTGCGTTCCCTCGATGTCGCCCGGACCGTGTGCGAGCGGTTCCACCCCGGACTGCTCAAGGAACTGGAGCAAATCCCCTACGACGAGCGCGAGAAGGCCGGCAGTCCGGTGATCGACCTGTTCCGCATCCACGGCGGGGTGGGTCTGCTGATACCCGAGGCCTACGGCGGCCACGGCGCGGCCCCGCTGGAGGCGCTGCGCGTGCAGCTGGCCCTCGGCGCCCTGTCGCCCTCGCTGGTCGCGGCCGTCTCCATGCACCACTTCACCGCCGCCATGCTGTACTCGCTCGCGGTCAAGTCGGGCCGGCTCACGCCCGCGCAGACCAAGCTGCTGCACCAGATCGTGCCCGACCAGCAGGTGCTGGCCTCCGGCTGGTCCGAGGGCCGTACCGCGCAGAACATCCTCAAGCCGGCCGTCACCGCGCGCCCGGTCGAGGGCGGGTTCCTGCTGTCCGGTTCCAAGAAGCCGTGCAGCCTGTCCCGCTCGATGAGCCTGCTGACCGCGTCCACCGCGATCCACGGCGAGGACGGCGGCGAGCCCGAGCTGGCGCTGGCGCTGGTCCCGGCGAACGCGCCGGGCCTGAGCGTGCACGAGTTCTGGGGCAACGACCTGCTGGCCGGCGCCGAGAGCGAGGAGGTCCGCCTGGAGGACGTGTTCGTGCCCTCCGAGATGGTGGTGCGGGCCGGCGCGGACGACCCCACCCGCCTGGACGACCTCCAGTCCGCCGGGTTCGTCTGGTTCGAGATGCTGATCTCCGCCGGGTACGCGGGCGCCGCGGCCGCGCTGGTGGAGCAGGTGCTGGAGCGCAAGCGCGGCGGGGCGGCGGAGCGGGCCGCGCTCGCCGTGGACATGGAGGCGGCCCTCGCCCTCCTGGAGGGCGTGGCCCGCGGCACCGGTCCCGAGCCGGGCGACGAGGAGTCGGTGGCGCGGGTGCTGGTCGCCCGGTACGCCGTGCAGAACGCGCTGCCGGACATCGTGGGCCGGGCGCTGGAGCTGCTGGGCGGGCTGGAGTTCATCACGAACTCCGCACCCGCGCAGGCCGCCGCGGCGACGCGTGCGCTGGCCTTCCACCCGCCGTCCCGGATCGCCGCGTCCGAGCCGCTGCTGACGTACTTCGACGGGGGTCCGCTGGTCCTCGCCTGA
- a CDS encoding acyl carrier protein: MRRMSPVDSINQRLRELPRSELSEEIETIVLEKFRVVLLMDESEDLPLDVSYFDLGLTSLRLTEIRQSLEQLLDLSINVSVLFNEPTIAHLVDHLTQAIQEA, from the coding sequence ATGAGGCGCATGTCACCCGTCGACAGCATCAACCAGCGGTTGCGCGAGCTGCCGCGCAGTGAACTGAGCGAGGAAATCGAGACAATCGTCCTGGAGAAATTCAGGGTCGTTCTCCTCATGGACGAGTCCGAGGACCTCCCCCTCGACGTCAGCTACTTCGATCTCGGGCTCACCTCGCTGCGCCTGACCGAGATCCGCCAGAGCCTGGAACAGCTCCTGGATCTGTCGATCAACGTCAGCGTGCTCTTCAACGAGCCGACCATCGCCCATCTCGTGGACCACCTGACCCAGGCCATCCAGGAAGCTTGA
- a CDS encoding type I polyketide synthase encodes MPRTESEQAPEPVAIVGIGLRFPGGSGSPDEFDAFLREGRSGIGPIPTDRWDVEAFTPEGPDDKGKIRASAGGFLDRIDLFDAGFFNISPKEARYMDPQQRLLLETAWQALEHAGIDPAPLRRGNGGVYIGASSIDYALELDSLPYEELDGHLASGITMFPLSGRLSYFLGWRGPSMSVDTACSSSLVALHLAVQALRGGETDIALCGGVNALHHPRIPVMFSNAQMLSPDGQCKTFDEAADGYARAEGCGIVVLKRLSDAERDGDRVLALVRGTAVGQDGDSAGLTVPNGPAQEKVIRSALAAAHLAPEDIQYVEAHGTGTPLGDPIEFGAIGDVFVDSHTKDRPVVVGSVKTNLGHMEPASGIVGVIKTVLQLRSGTIYPHINLNTPSGRIPWDLYPLRVPTECEPWEAEVRRGVVNSFGFAGTIGAVVLEQAPERAPRDTPEEGAAPVFTLSAKNAGALRELAAQYRALLDERPEVPVAALCHSANTTRAHHPYRIAAPVADRAALAKLLDKAAEQEHEGPTGIRKTAFMFTGQGSQYAGMGAALYAAFPVFRAQVDACDELFAEHLGRSVRELLLGTAADPEAIDRTEYTQPALFTLEYALAQQWMAWGARPNVLIGHSIGEVAAAAVAGLFSLPDAVRLVAARARLMQAVTAEGGMAAVSAPLEDVAPLLEGHDDLAVAGVNAPDQTVVSGAGAALDEVTAVLAERGVRVERLKVSHAFHSPLMAEVYDDFRAALDGITFHEPKISLISNVTGRLARFREIGNADYWVRHIGEPVRFLDGIRAVAKRGRHALIEVGPQAGLTALARRSVTVEDHLWLASLRRRDTTTGTTLTALAEYYAAGLTVAWDGYHAGHPAPARVDLPTYAFQRKRYWLPSVTPRRTAAGGTARHPLLGTEERFASGVREFTAEFTAEELGALADLAADDRTVLPAGAYVDLLLAVQDAVQGHARNAVRDLRLLAPLELPAETVTALTTRWRPRPGGGAEVEVYTVVGGEENLHATATVAADPEPLVPVSELAELDATLAPTAQHIDDEDIYTDLASVGRPQGPRMRLLLRAARHGDGLVTGELSGRDATAVEHVPAELLEAAGHALVVLDPEGPVFVPREIASVRHFRKPRGEQLRVLARVRGDQDRRLADVLLLENGDPVAELLGVRMARPEGREGRRQFLHRPEWVRRALPARGGAAARHVVLLDPSAARAAELAAEPGLKVTWLPDLTDLKAALEDPTVTDVCRVWHGRPEPMSADRLRAECEDNYRELLALVGALESANRPPRLWLVTEGAQWLPGDPAGDGGHLGAATLWGFGRVLLTEYPQYRATLVDLAPGSGLAPLAEEWRAEPAGEYQVAHRPGRRYVRRLLAGDASLTWTGGFELRAPDSGDLSDLVLAPVAETAPGADEVQVRVSAVGLTAEDARTALDTGRAERAEETGEEEPPPLLGQLARGTVLAAADGTGFAPGDEVLVRHDGTFRATLTVPAVAVVPAPGDDDTAVRFRLDETGEALRTALSDPTGPAWVTLPDDLRERPEPADEGPGALRADRTYLVTGGLGGLGLVTARKLAALGARHLTLVSRSGKATEEAASLLGDLAADAEIDVVRADVSRPEDVRRLVRHLAAGPYPLGGIVHAAGSYDKKLISELTWESIDAQLAAKAYGGWLLHEAAETSFPELEFFVTYSSIASVLGGATQGHYAAASAGLDALAEWRGRRGVPGLSVNWGAWARVGMSARLEDHLSQEIERSGVRFFSPTRALDTLARLWDRPRTQRIVGEFDWDRYVSGSVTGDLFFDRLARHGAGDDGTGLDLAALTALPEAERLAKVTAVVSEKVGAVLHLEDGDELDVNSEFVSLGLDSLMAQQVKAALEQAFRLPLPASLTHDHPTVRALAHFVDGQLAPTPAA; translated from the coding sequence ATGCCGCGTACGGAATCAGAGCAGGCGCCCGAGCCGGTCGCGATCGTCGGAATCGGTCTGCGGTTCCCCGGCGGCAGCGGCTCGCCCGACGAGTTCGACGCGTTCTTGCGCGAGGGCCGCAGCGGGATCGGACCGATCCCGACCGACCGCTGGGACGTCGAGGCCTTCACCCCCGAGGGACCCGACGACAAGGGCAAGATCCGCGCCTCGGCCGGCGGATTCCTCGACCGCATCGACCTGTTCGACGCGGGCTTCTTCAACATCTCGCCCAAGGAAGCCCGTTACATGGACCCGCAGCAGCGGCTCCTCCTGGAGACCGCCTGGCAGGCCCTGGAGCACGCGGGCATCGACCCCGCGCCGCTGCGCCGCGGCAACGGCGGGGTGTACATCGGCGCCAGCTCCATCGACTACGCGCTGGAGCTGGACTCGCTGCCCTACGAGGAGCTGGACGGCCACCTGGCCTCCGGCATCACCATGTTCCCGCTGTCCGGCCGGCTCTCCTACTTCCTGGGCTGGCGCGGCCCGAGCATGAGCGTCGACACCGCCTGCTCCTCCTCGCTGGTCGCCCTGCACCTGGCCGTGCAGGCGCTGCGCGGCGGCGAGACCGACATCGCGCTGTGCGGCGGCGTCAACGCGCTGCACCACCCGCGCATCCCGGTGATGTTCTCCAACGCCCAGATGCTGTCCCCGGACGGCCAGTGCAAGACCTTCGACGAGGCCGCCGACGGGTACGCCCGCGCCGAGGGCTGCGGCATCGTCGTCCTCAAGCGGCTCTCCGACGCCGAGCGCGACGGCGACCGCGTCCTCGCCCTGGTGCGCGGCACCGCCGTCGGCCAGGACGGCGACAGCGCCGGCCTCACCGTGCCCAACGGGCCCGCCCAGGAGAAGGTCATCCGCAGCGCGCTGGCCGCCGCCCACCTCGCGCCCGAGGACATCCAGTACGTCGAGGCGCACGGCACCGGCACCCCGCTCGGCGACCCCATCGAGTTCGGCGCCATCGGCGACGTCTTCGTGGACTCGCACACCAAGGACCGCCCGGTGGTGGTCGGTTCGGTGAAGACCAACCTCGGCCACATGGAGCCCGCCTCCGGCATCGTCGGCGTCATCAAGACGGTGCTCCAGCTGCGTTCGGGCACCATCTACCCGCACATCAACCTCAACACCCCCTCCGGGCGCATCCCCTGGGACCTGTACCCGCTGCGGGTGCCCACCGAGTGCGAGCCCTGGGAGGCCGAGGTCCGGCGCGGCGTCGTCAACAGCTTCGGGTTCGCCGGGACCATCGGCGCGGTGGTGCTGGAGCAGGCCCCCGAGCGCGCGCCGCGGGACACCCCCGAAGAGGGCGCCGCACCGGTGTTCACCCTCTCCGCGAAGAACGCCGGCGCGCTGCGCGAACTCGCGGCGCAGTACCGCGCGTTGCTGGACGAGCGGCCCGAGGTGCCGGTCGCCGCGCTCTGCCACAGCGCCAACACCACCCGCGCCCACCACCCCTACCGGATCGCCGCCCCCGTCGCCGACCGCGCCGCGCTCGCCAAACTGCTCGACAAGGCCGCCGAGCAGGAGCACGAGGGCCCGACCGGCATCCGCAAGACCGCCTTCATGTTCACCGGCCAGGGCTCCCAGTACGCCGGCATGGGCGCCGCCCTCTACGCGGCCTTCCCCGTCTTCCGCGCCCAGGTCGACGCCTGCGACGAGCTGTTCGCCGAGCACCTCGGCCGCTCCGTGCGCGAGCTGCTGCTCGGCACCGCCGCCGACCCCGAGGCCATCGACCGCACCGAGTACACCCAGCCCGCCCTGTTCACCCTGGAGTACGCCCTCGCCCAGCAGTGGATGGCGTGGGGCGCCCGGCCCAACGTGCTCATCGGGCACAGCATCGGCGAGGTGGCCGCCGCCGCGGTGGCCGGGCTGTTCAGCCTCCCCGACGCGGTCCGGCTGGTCGCCGCCCGCGCCCGGCTGATGCAGGCCGTCACCGCCGAGGGCGGCATGGCCGCCGTCAGCGCGCCGCTGGAGGACGTCGCCCCGCTCCTGGAGGGCCACGACGACCTGGCCGTGGCCGGCGTCAACGCCCCCGACCAGACGGTCGTCTCCGGCGCCGGCGCGGCCCTGGACGAGGTCACCGCCGTCCTCGCCGAGCGGGGCGTGCGCGTCGAACGCCTCAAGGTCTCCCACGCCTTCCACTCCCCGCTGATGGCCGAGGTCTACGACGACTTCCGCGCCGCCCTCGACGGCATCACCTTCCACGAACCCAAGATCAGCCTGATCTCCAACGTCACCGGGCGGCTGGCCCGCTTCCGCGAGATCGGCAACGCCGACTACTGGGTGCGGCACATCGGCGAGCCCGTGCGCTTCCTCGACGGCATCCGGGCCGTCGCCAAGCGCGGCCGGCACGCCCTGATCGAGGTCGGCCCGCAGGCCGGGCTCACCGCGCTCGCCCGCCGCTCGGTCACCGTCGAGGACCACCTGTGGCTGGCCAGCCTGCGCCGCCGCGACACCACCACCGGCACCACCCTGACCGCCCTCGCCGAGTACTACGCGGCCGGGCTCACCGTCGCCTGGGACGGCTACCACGCCGGGCACCCGGCGCCCGCCCGCGTGGACCTGCCCACCTACGCCTTCCAGCGCAAGCGCTACTGGCTGCCCTCCGTCACCCCGCGCCGCACCGCCGCGGGCGGCACCGCCCGCCACCCGCTGCTCGGCACCGAGGAGCGGTTCGCCAGCGGGGTGCGGGAGTTCACCGCCGAGTTCACCGCCGAGGAGCTGGGCGCGCTCGCCGACCTCGCCGCCGACGACCGCACCGTGCTGCCCGCCGGCGCCTACGTCGACCTGCTGCTCGCCGTGCAGGACGCGGTGCAGGGCCACGCCCGCAACGCGGTGCGCGACCTGCGGCTGCTGGCCCCGCTGGAGCTGCCCGCCGAGACGGTCACCGCCCTCACCACCCGCTGGCGGCCCCGCCCCGGCGGCGGCGCCGAGGTGGAGGTCTACACGGTGGTCGGCGGCGAGGAGAACCTGCACGCCACCGCCACGGTCGCCGCCGATCCCGAACCCCTCGTGCCGGTCTCCGAGCTGGCCGAGCTGGACGCGACCCTCGCCCCGACCGCCCAGCACATCGACGACGAGGACATCTACACCGACCTCGCCTCCGTCGGCCGGCCCCAGGGCCCCCGCATGCGGCTGCTGCTGCGCGCCGCCCGGCACGGCGACGGACTGGTCACCGGCGAGCTGTCCGGCCGCGACGCCACCGCCGTCGAGCACGTCCCGGCCGAACTGCTGGAGGCCGCCGGCCACGCGCTGGTCGTCCTCGACCCCGAGGGCCCGGTGTTCGTGCCCCGCGAGATCGCCTCCGTACGGCACTTCCGCAAGCCGCGCGGCGAGCAGCTGCGGGTGCTCGCCCGGGTCCGCGGCGACCAGGACCGGCGGCTGGCCGACGTGCTGCTGCTGGAGAACGGCGACCCGGTCGCCGAACTCCTCGGGGTGCGCATGGCCCGCCCCGAGGGCCGCGAGGGGCGCCGCCAGTTCCTGCACCGCCCCGAATGGGTGCGCCGCGCCCTGCCCGCCCGCGGCGGCGCCGCCGCCCGGCACGTGGTCCTCCTCGACCCCTCGGCCGCGCGCGCCGCCGAACTGGCCGCCGAACCCGGGCTCAAGGTCACCTGGCTGCCCGACCTCACCGACCTCAAGGCGGCCCTGGAGGACCCCACCGTCACCGACGTCTGCCGGGTGTGGCACGGCCGCCCCGAGCCGATGTCCGCGGACCGGCTGCGCGCCGAGTGCGAGGACAACTACCGCGAACTCCTCGCGCTGGTCGGCGCGCTGGAGTCCGCGAACCGGCCGCCCCGGCTGTGGCTGGTCACCGAGGGCGCCCAGTGGCTGCCCGGCGACCCGGCCGGCGACGGCGGCCACCTCGGCGCCGCCACCCTGTGGGGCTTCGGCCGGGTGCTGCTCACCGAGTACCCGCAGTACCGGGCCACCCTGGTGGACCTCGCCCCGGGCAGCGGCCTCGCCCCGCTGGCCGAGGAATGGCGGGCCGAACCGGCCGGCGAGTACCAGGTCGCCCACCGGCCCGGCCGCCGCTACGTGCGCCGGCTGCTCGCCGGTGACGCCAGCCTCACCTGGACCGGGGGCTTCGAACTGCGCGCCCCCGACTCCGGTGACCTGTCCGACCTGGTGCTCGCCCCGGTCGCCGAGACGGCCCCGGGCGCCGACGAGGTCCAGGTCCGGGTGAGCGCCGTCGGCCTGACCGCCGAGGACGCCCGCACCGCCCTGGACACCGGGCGCGCCGAACGCGCCGAGGAGACCGGGGAGGAGGAACCGCCGCCGCTGCTCGGCCAGTTGGCCCGCGGTACCGTGCTCGCCGCCGCCGACGGCACCGGCTTCGCGCCCGGCGACGAGGTCCTGGTCCGGCACGACGGCACCTTCCGCGCCACGCTCACCGTGCCCGCGGTCGCCGTGGTCCCCGCCCCCGGTGACGACGACACCGCGGTCCGCTTCCGGCTGGACGAGACCGGCGAGGCCCTGCGCACCGCCCTGTCCGACCCGACCGGACCGGCCTGGGTGACCCTGCCCGACGACCTCCGGGAGCGGCCCGAACCGGCCGACGAGGGCCCCGGCGCACTGCGCGCCGACCGCACCTACCTGGTCACCGGCGGTCTCGGCGGCCTCGGTCTGGTCACCGCCCGCAAGCTGGCCGCGCTCGGCGCCCGCCACCTCACCCTGGTCAGCCGCAGCGGCAAGGCCACCGAGGAGGCCGCCTCGCTGCTCGGCGACCTCGCGGCCGACGCCGAGATCGACGTCGTACGCGCCGACGTCTCCCGGCCGGAGGACGTGCGGCGCCTCGTCCGGCACCTGGCGGCGGGGCCGTACCCGCTCGGCGGGATCGTGCACGCCGCCGGTTCCTACGACAAGAAGCTGATCTCCGAGCTGACCTGGGAGTCGATCGACGCCCAGCTCGCGGCGAAGGCGTACGGCGGCTGGCTGCTGCACGAGGCCGCCGAGACCTCCTTCCCGGAGCTGGAGTTCTTCGTCACCTACTCCTCCATCGCCTCCGTCCTCGGCGGCGCCACCCAGGGCCACTACGCCGCGGCCAGCGCCGGGCTCGACGCGCTCGCCGAGTGGCGGGGCCGGCGCGGGGTGCCGGGCCTCTCGGTCAACTGGGGCGCCTGGGCCCGGGTCGGCATGTCCGCCCGGCTGGAGGACCACCTCAGCCAGGAGATCGAACGCAGCGGCGTCCGCTTCTTCTCCCCGACCCGCGCCCTGGACACCCTCGCCCGGCTCTGGGACCGGCCCCGCACCCAGCGGATCGTCGGCGAGTTCGACTGGGACCGCTACGTCTCCGGCAGCGTCACCGGCGACCTGTTCTTCGACCGGCTCGCCCGCCACGGCGCGGGCGACGACGGCACCGGACTGGACCTCGCCGCCCTCACCGCGCTGCCCGAGGCCGAACGGCTCGCCAAGGTCACGGCCGTGGTGAGCGAGAAGGTCGGCGCCGTCCTGCACCTGGAGGACGGCGACGAACTGGACGTGAACAGCGAGTTCGTCTCGCTGGGCCTGGACTCCCTGATGGCCCAGCAGGTCAAGGCCGCGCTGGAGCAGGCGTTCCGGCTGCCCCTGCCGGCCTCCCTCACCCACGACCACCCCACGGTGCGCGCGCTCGCGCACTTCGTCGACGGGCAGCTCGCCCCCACGCCGGCGGCATGA
- a CDS encoding aldehyde dehydrogenase family protein, translating to MLREAAQEESAEAPSGLKSYDLYIAGKDVAGDGWVYTVSGRSLLEDVFTSVSLKRSLEQDPESEAAQHPYVVGRCAIADDAAIDLATQAAAAAAPDWAAVPMERRMRLGTRFREELIKHEDEFLRMLVAESHPVKLARWELSCLLQIYAPGSLRWYAKQMRVEKEYNGRRLILHRQPDGVVAFNPPQNAPLPSAALCVLALMAGNSVVVRAPRSIALSTMWLLRDIVAPLLEEIDAPAGVLNAVCSNPKQTMDRWIADPLINDIFYIGGSQEGLRFEQSCVAHGKKPILELAGNDGIVVWKDADVKWAAEAITEAFYGSGQICMVPNYVLVHPDVAERLIAEVKEQVKGIKPGLPEEEDVLLSPVRRSERFFRLLRQALDNGAELVTGGNRTEVDGTVSETGVFLQPTVVRVDGLDRARTYDVVREETFFPLIPIVVAERDNDDALLESFLQFVNSNDYGLRNSLWSRSDHVVETFVRRTVNGGLLKVNDSHIGFLPYLPSHGGTGRTGGAFGEANYPMLKTSHVQGVSIARDVSPYDAVFGA from the coding sequence ATGCTTCGCGAAGCCGCGCAGGAGGAGAGTGCTGAGGCACCTTCCGGATTGAAGAGTTACGACCTCTACATCGCGGGCAAGGACGTCGCCGGGGACGGCTGGGTGTACACCGTCAGCGGGCGTTCGCTGCTGGAAGACGTGTTCACCAGCGTGAGCCTGAAGCGCTCCCTCGAACAGGACCCGGAGTCCGAGGCGGCCCAGCACCCCTACGTCGTCGGACGTTGTGCGATCGCGGACGACGCCGCCATCGACCTGGCCACCCAGGCCGCCGCCGCGGCCGCCCCCGACTGGGCGGCGGTGCCGATGGAGCGGCGGATGCGGCTCGGCACCCGGTTCCGCGAGGAACTGATCAAGCACGAGGACGAGTTCCTGCGGATGCTCGTCGCCGAGTCCCACCCGGTCAAGCTCGCCCGCTGGGAGCTGAGCTGCCTGCTCCAGATCTACGCGCCGGGCTCCCTGCGCTGGTACGCCAAGCAGATGCGGGTGGAGAAGGAGTACAACGGCCGCCGGCTGATCCTGCACCGCCAGCCGGACGGTGTGGTCGCCTTCAACCCGCCGCAGAACGCCCCGCTGCCGAGCGCCGCGCTGTGCGTGCTGGCGCTGATGGCCGGCAACTCGGTGGTCGTGCGCGCCCCGCGCAGCATCGCGCTGTCCACCATGTGGCTGCTGCGGGACATCGTCGCCCCGCTGCTGGAGGAGATCGACGCCCCGGCGGGCGTCCTCAACGCGGTCTGCTCCAACCCGAAGCAGACCATGGACCGCTGGATCGCGGACCCGCTGATCAACGACATCTTCTACATCGGCGGCAGCCAGGAGGGCCTGCGCTTCGAGCAGAGCTGCGTGGCCCACGGCAAGAAGCCGATCCTCGAACTGGCCGGCAACGACGGCATCGTTGTCTGGAAGGACGCCGACGTGAAGTGGGCGGCCGAGGCCATCACGGAGGCGTTCTACGGCTCCGGGCAGATCTGCATGGTGCCCAACTACGTGCTGGTGCACCCCGATGTCGCCGAGCGGCTGATCGCCGAGGTGAAGGAGCAGGTCAAGGGCATCAAGCCGGGCCTGCCCGAGGAGGAGGACGTGCTGCTGTCGCCGGTGCGGCGCAGCGAGCGCTTCTTCCGGCTGCTGCGCCAGGCGCTGGACAACGGTGCCGAGCTGGTCACCGGCGGCAACCGCACGGAGGTGGACGGCACGGTCTCGGAGACCGGGGTGTTCCTCCAGCCGACGGTGGTGCGGGTGGACGGCCTGGACCGGGCGCGGACGTACGACGTGGTCCGCGAGGAGACCTTCTTCCCGCTGATCCCGATCGTGGTCGCCGAACGGGACAACGACGACGCCCTGCTCGAATCGTTCCTCCAGTTCGTCAACAGCAACGACTACGGGCTGCGCAACTCCCTGTGGTCGCGCTCCGACCACGTGGTCGAGACCTTCGTGCGCCGCACGGTCAACGGCGGTCTGCTGAAGGTCAACGACTCGCACATCGGTTTCCTGCCCTACCTGCCGAGCCACGGCGGCACCGGCCGCACCGGCGGCGCGTTCGGCGAGGCCAACTACCCGATGCTCAAGACCTCCCACGTCCAGGGCGTGAGCATCGCCCGCGACGTGAGCCCGTACGACGCGGTCTTCGGCGCCTGA